A segment of the Cohnella algarum genome:
CTCCAGGTTTGAACAATTCAATATTCCCTTTACCTGGGAGCTGCACGCAGCTAGGACATCCTTCGGCACAAGGGCAGCTCTCAATAAGTTCAAGAGCCTTTCGAAGCACTTGCGGAAGTTTCTCATAGATCGCTTCGATGGTCCCGAGACCGGACCCGTTCTCGCCATAGAAGCCGATAACAGGTCTATTGGCAAAAGCCGTCATCCCGCTCGCCGAAAACCCTGTAAAATCATTAGCGTCGCAGATAATGAGGTCAGGAATAACCGAAGTCATAGCGTGACCTGCAGCGTGAAGGGAAGCTTCAGCCAATAAGTCGATGGATCTGCCCTCATCCGCTAACTCCTGAATGCCATTTTTCAATTGGCTCCATTGAGAATCCGTTAGTGTAACCCACATTCCTTCCGGAATGAATCGGGTGACGGACGGATGATCCAATTGAACCTGCTCAGACTCATGCTTCTGTCCGAAGTAAACCTTCTTATAACCGAAGACGCTTCGCTTGATCTCCAGTTCACCATAAGCTATATCGATTCCTTCGGTATTTTGCTTCTGGTAGGTCTGTATAATATCGATGACATCGCGATAAGTAGATTGGGTGTAGTAGGTTAGTTCCTGTATAGGTAATACAATAATTTCACCTTTTCTGCGATTGATTGAGTCTACCCGATAGCCTTTCTCTCCAGGAGTCCAATAGATCGCGCCTTCATAAAAATCACGAAGAGCACTCCACTCATCCAAACTGTCTACTATCGTTTGATTTTGTCCCCGAATGGTTACGCTGTAATTTTTACCAGACATTGATCGAAGACTAAACTTGTCATCAACGATCGCCTCATCGTTAGCTGTTGCAGCTACATGCAGTACAGTCTCAATATAATCTTCGAGTAATCCAGGAAACATGTCCTGCAAGTCTTCCTTCGTGACTTCTCTCCCGAGCTCTTCTCTTAGTAACGGGATGTGCATGGCTAACAACTTGTAATTTGTTGGATTAATCCTAACTACCTCGGGAGCTTTATGGATAAATTCAAGCGGGTTACGCATGTAATACTGCTGAAGCGGTTCATCCTGCCAGATCAGTATGGCAACACACTCGCCTTTGCGGCCAACGCGTCCGATCTGTTGGGAGAAAGCCGCTTTCGATCCGGGATAACCAACAAGAACGGCAAGACTCAAATCACCGATATCAATCCCGACTTCAAGGGCATTGGTAGTAATAATGACATGAATATCATGGGACTTGAGCCGCTCAATAATGTTCGCCGCCTGACTTTATGGCGGGAAAAAGGCATGAATTCGCCATTCGGTGTGGCGGAGCCAAACCGAATAAACAGCCGACAATAGCCTAATCCCTTCTGTACAATGACGGTGGATTAGGCTATTGTCGATTAAAAAGGAAAATGCTCCCGAACCTTTGGCGAGGATCCCCGGGAGCATTCACTTCATCATGTCAAAAATACTTTATTTCGGCCTTTCTTGCAAGGCTTATTTACGCACATTCGGAAATCAATCTCCTGACGTCCAGCTCTGCTGTGAAAACTGCGGTCGGCTTCTCCATAAACACGGTCGTTATTGGCGAGGAATTGTGACGAAGCATGAGGTCATCCAGATCCCGATCTACCGTCGATATTGTCCTACCTGTAGAATAACAATCTCCCTCCTGCCGGAGTTCCTGATTCCATGGGCCCGGTATGCGACTTGGGTGCGAGAAGCGGCATTAAAGCGCAAGCACAAGGGATTCTCTTGGCGGCAGACGACAGAAAGCACAACAACTCCTGCCGTGCGTTATAGCCGCCGTACGTTGAAACGCTGGTGGGCAAGACATCTGCGCCGCGCAGCGGATGCAGCACTATGGGTTGCTGGGAAACTCGTAGCCCAGGGGGACGACACGGATATGCTCCACCTTTACCCCGCCATGATGAACCCAACGCCAATGGATACATTGGATTGGCTGGACAAACTGTTACCCCGATTCATCCCCGCTGGCGCATCCAGACGGGGCTATTGGACGTTTCTAAATGCGAGGTTACCTGTAGCATCACGCTTATAAATCCCTTCAGCATCCACCGCCAAGGAGCAAGGCAAACGAAAATCGCCTCCAAAATTGCTTTAAAAATCGCCTGGACGGCAAGTTGCCCTCCTGATCCCACAAAATATGCGCCCTCCCTGGCTTCTAGCGTCTATGCGATACTCTCATAGACCACAGGGAGAGGAGATTTAGCATGGATGAGCAAGCAAGGCAGCAAGAAGCCAACTTCCGTTATGGCTTAATTGCATCACTGGTTAGCCGCAAATTGGATCCCGGAGAACAGATGGCGTTGATGCGCGAAATTGTAAGCCATGAGTATGAAACGTCGTCGGGACAGCGAAGGAGAATTAGTCTACGAACGCTTGAGCGATATTTAAAAGCGTATCGCGAAGGCGGATGGGAGGCGCTGTTGCCCTCCGTCCGAGCAGACAAACTCACGACCAGGGAAATCCCCGAGGATGTGCTTGCCAAAGCGATTGCCTTAAAGCAGGAGCAACCCGGCCGAAGCGTCAGGCAGATTATTGCGATTCTGGAACTGGCGGCATTCGTGGCCCCCGGCACCCTGAAAGAAAGCACGCTTAGCAAGCAGCTTCGCCGCCGCGGCGTCACGCGCAAAGCGTTACTGAATACGGGGTGGAGCCACTTTCGCCGGTTTGAAGCCACGCACCGAAATAGCATGTGGCAAGGCGATGTGCAGCATACCCTTTACCTTCCGCATCCGGACAAGCCCGGCAAGAAGGTCATGGCCTATCTGGTTATTTTCATTGACGATTACTCTCGCTTCGTTGTGCATGGCCAGTTCTATTTCGAGGAACGTGTGGCCCGGCTGGAGGATTGCCTGAAGAAGGCGATTTTAAAGAACGGAGTGCCGGAAATGATCTATGTCGATAACGGCGCCATCTATTCTTCACACCATTTTGAGCGGATTTGCGGGCGACTGGGGGCAGAGCTTAAGCATACTCGCCCCGGACGTCCTATGGGACGCGGGAAGCAAGAAAAGTTCTTCCGATTTGTCGACCAGAGCTTTGTGCCGGAGGCATACGACCTGATTGAACAAGGGAAGATCCAGACGCTTAACGATTTGAATCGATTCTTCTCGGCGTGGCTTGAGATTGCTTACCACCAGAAAGTCCACACAGCTTTAAGCAGCGCCCAGTCGACCGATACCAAAAAGACGACCACCCGATTCGCATGTTGCCGCCGCATGAACTCATAGAAGTATTCTTGCTGGAGGAATCCCGCAAAGTGGACAAAACGGGATGCATCTCGCTGCTGGGCACGATATTCGAGGTCCAGACAGAGCTTGCCGGCTCGAAGATTCAGGTGCGATTCGATCCGCACGACCTGTCCGTCATCCAGGTGTGGAAGGACGGCCAGCGCTATGAAGACGCGAAGCCAATGAAGCTCCGCGATCCGAAAAACCGGCCGAAGCAGGATGAACCGAAGGCCGTCATGCAACCGCCGAAGACGGGCCTCAACTATGTGGAATTATTGGTGGAAGAACAGAAACGGCAGACCCGCGAAGCGCAAGGCGCTGCGCTTTCGCGAGCGATGAAAGAGGTGAATCGCTCATGATTCGTGGTTTCTTCGGGTGGGAGCGCGTTCCGTTCACCCGGGAGATTGAAACACGGCATCTGCACCGCTCCAAGCGATTCGAAGAATGTGTAGCACGGATGCAGTATATGGTGATGACTCGCTCGATTGGCTGCGTCACCGGTGAAATTGGCTGCGGCAAGTCGACAGCCGTTCGCTACTTGAAAGACCAACTGGATCCGAACAAGTACCGGTTTATCTATCTGTCGGATGCGAATCTGAAACCAAGGGACTTTTACCGTGAACTCCTCCACCACTTCGGCTTGCCGCCCAAGTTTCTGCGCAGCGAAGCCAAACGGCAATTCCAGCACCTCGTATGGGATTTGTACGAGAACCAGCAGAAGGTCGCCGTTATTGTCGTGGATGAAGCGCACCTGCTTTCAGGAGACATGCTGCAAGAAATACGCTTTTTGACGAATTTTCGTATGGACTCGATTTCGCCGCTTGCCCTGCTGCTCATTGGACAGCCGGAACTACAGGCCACGTTGCAACTGAGAATCTTCAAGCCGATTACACAGCGGATGAACGTGCGTTTTCATTTGGAAGGCTTGTCGCTCGAGGAGTGCCGCGATTACATCTCCCACCAATTGGAGGTTGCCGGAAGTACAGGGCCGGTGTTTACGACAGAAGCGATGGACGCCATATACGCGCATGCTCGGGGATATGCCGAGAGATAAATAACGTCTGCACCGCTGCGCTTCTGGATGCAGTGCTGCGAAAAGACAAAATGATTGATACCGTCCATGTGACGAGGATCCTAGCTGAATTTAAGGAACAGTGAGGGATGACAAATATGAATGAGATACGATTTCATGGAGATACCGAGCGTTGGAACGTGTACGATGGAGAAGAGTTGCTTTGCTCGCTACGTTGTGGTGATGCCGTGATGATTCAAGTAGGAAAGCACTTCTTGCCATCCAACCTTGAGCTCGATACGGACTGGTACGTGAAGTTTGGAAATTCGAAGTTCTGGCTCCACCGACATGCCAAGTACCGCGTCCGACCGCTGTTCTAACTGCTCTTCGGAGCAGTTTTTTTACGCCGACAAACAAAGGCGAAATATAATTGTCTCCGAAACGGCGGTGAGGAAAGCAAAAAGCCACCGTCATTGGCGGTTCCGAATCTACCGTCAATTAAAGTGGCTGATGACAGAGTCCAGTCTGAGCATTTGATCCCGGTTGGCGAATATTCTAGGAGCCGTTGCTCCCCGACTTGACTGATCTTATTAGAAATTTGAATCGCCTTCAGCATACTCGTGCATTCGGAACATTTCAGAAATGCCATTCCTAATCCCTCCATCGCTAATGTCTGCTGATCATATTAGAACATACTGATTAGACAACATGTTGTCATAGAATATACGTTCTCATGGAATAAAACCCCCTTGCTGCTAATTCGACAATATAGGCAATAAGTCCTGTAAAAATAAGAAAAACCCAAACAAAGTAATAAAGAAACGCTTTGTTTGGGTAAATTGTATTGTATATTTGTTATTGTTAATGGGAAAGGCTCAATCAATCACGATACCTGTGCATGAGGGATCTCACTCTGATCAGCTTCTTCTACTCCCATCATCATTTTATAATGTGCATGATGATTTGTAACTTTGAATATTTTTTCAAATATATTAAGGTATCTAGCGTTTGTATCTAATGGATGTTCAATATACAAATCATCACTTGCAAAATGTGACCCGTCATTTGCCCAGGATAAAAGCGATTTACATATTAACTTTTCCTCTTCATCGAATTTATTCAGTATATCATCTTCACTAAAATTACCAAATACTTTAAAATAGTTTTCTATAATTCTACGAATCAAGTTTTGAACCGTTGTTGAAGAACTACTCTGTGTTGCAAATCTAAGTTCTTGCCACATTAACTCATATGAAGTTTTTATTGGATTTGTATCATAGGATTGAGCCTCAGTAACATTATTAACTTTTCTTATAATCCAGAATGTTTCATCATGTAATTTTCCGCCTTTTGAACGCTTTTTATTAAAAGTTACTTCTTTGTGGAAATATACATTATGGGTTAAAACAAATAATTGAACAATATTATTTTGATTGTTCCTGATATCATCAATAAGTTTTAAAATAAGATTGCTAACGATAAATAATACATTGCTATCCAAACTAGAAATAGGGTCATCAATTACAACGACTTTATTCTCTGTAATAAGATCTCTGTTATTACTTCCATTCAACAAATGCATAAAATATAAAAACGTTACGAATGTCTTTTCACCTTCACTCAACGTCTGATTCACATCTTCTCCAGTGGATCGTACCAAGCGATAATTTCCCTGGTTTTGTGTATACGCAAACTTAAAATTTGTAAAATTATACGCTTTTAACAGACGATTCATTTCATTAACGGATGGAATTACACTAGTGATTTGAGCCTCTAAACCCTCGATTTCTGAAATCAATCTGTTTTTCTCAGATGTTTTTGATGAGATCCCATCTTTTATCCCTGTAATCGCATTCTTAATATTAAATTCTTTGCGTACATATTTTTCGTGATTATGCAGATTTTCATTTGCAATGAATCTCCATATTTGATCCTTAAGAAGCTGTTCTTCATGGGCTCGGTTATCAACCAACCTGTTATGTCCAAGGATTTCCTGATTAACCCTCTCAATTTCTAAATTGATAATTTTTACAAATTCGTCAACAGGAACTAATGCAATTTTCTTACTTGGTTCTTTTTGTTTTTGTTCAATTAATTCGAGATTGATTTCGTTTTTCGATCTTATTATTTCTAACTGTTGATTTATTCTCTCTTTATCGATATATGGTACTTCTTTTTCCATTAGATCCTGGATCGAAGTCTCAAGATTATCATATGATTCCATGTATAGTTTAACACAATTTGCCAATTCCTTCATTTCATTTTCATAGGTTTCATTAAAGTACTCTTCCAATTTATTCAAAAAACCATCCGGCAATGACTGTTGACAAAAAGGGCATTTACCTTCCGACTTATGTATATGATCATATCCTCTTTTTACCCAATCGCTTATAGCCAGTCTAGAAATGAGAGCGGCGATATCGACCTCCTGCTTACCAACAATTTGTTTTTGGAATATTCGACTTGAACAAGCAACGTTTAGTTCGTCATTCTTTATTGATTGCAACGTTTGAATTTTCACTAAACTTCCATTAAATAATTTATTTGAACGAGCACGTAAATCCTCTAAATCACATAACTTATTTTCAAGTGAATGCGACTGTTTACATTTATTCATAAAGTTCATTTTATTATTTCGAACACCTGAAAAAGCTTGCAAAAACTCGTTATCATATTTTCTTTTCAATTCCCAGCAATCTTCTATAAATTCATTTTCATTCGCGTTATATTCCTCTTCTTTATTGGACAAGTTAGTGCGCAATCTACGAATCTCTTCGTCTAATTTATCAACAAGCCTCTTCTTTTCAGCAATTTCATTTTTTATTTCAGTTGACTCCTTACCTAATGTGAATATACCCTTAATGTGCGAATCCTGATGGAAATTTTCCTCAACGAATTTCTGGTTATATACCAATGTTTTTAATGGTTGTGATGTCCAATCAATATTACAATCCGGGAAGTTCTCAATATTTTTCATAGCATTTGATAATGATGTTTTCCCACTTCCATTGGAACCGTAGAAAAAATTAATTTTCTTTAATCCACTAAAGACAACACCTGTACTATCATAAGTTGCTATCTTCTTAATGGAAATTTCTTTAATCATTACTTCTTCACCCCGAAAATGTTAATTTAAAAAAGACGTAACTAAAATAGATGTCCATTTTAGTTACGCCCAGATGCAAGTAATTAAATTAGTAGTAGTATCTACAATCCGAAAATACTAAGCCCCAACAACCTCAGCGTTCTTATTAATCGTATCAATAATACCGATAATTGCTCGTGCATCGTCCAGATTATTACTAAACAGTTCCGTGATACTGCCGACCGAGCGGAATGGCTCCTCTTGGAGTACGGATTTTTCAAGAATACCGTTTTTCACTACATAATCGATAATCAGCTTCACAAACCGTAGTTGATGGACATTCAGACGGTTTTCCTGCAGGAATACCGTGAATGCTTCATTCGCGGCTTCCTGGTCGAGCCCTACGACCGTCCGTACAAGCTTCGTTACCGGTAAGTCTTTATATTCCCGCTCATAATCTTCTTTGGTTCCGAGTTCTGCCCATAGAATATGTTCAAGCGTCTCCAGATCTTGTTTCGTGATCGGTTTGTTGTTGCGCAATTTATAGATAGCGATTTGATCCTTGTTCGTTTGTAAATACTGGTTGACCTTTTTACGGTAATTTTGCAGGTCATTGGTATTATAGAAGCCTCTACTTTCCTCTACAGCAAGCCATTCATCTTTGAAGTTCGTATAATAGATTTGTTGTGTTTCCCGTTCCAGGAATTTAATGAGATCCCGTAAAGCAACACGAACTTTCTCCATTTCGAAGATGTCCGCTTCTTCCCAGAACTCTGTCGTCAAGACCTTCTCTATGACATGTCGCTGTGCGACGACTTGAGGAATCGTACCCAACTTGGAGAGTTTTTCTGCCGTCTCCATGACTTTGCGAATCGGCTTCACCGATTGTGTTCCCTGAAGCTTAGCCAATTCGATGATCAGCATCATATAGTCAAACCGCTTTGCTAATTCGTCATGGTCTAAAGAAACGACAAGAGGAGCAATATACTCCTTCAAATCCCCCATATCAGTATCGGTTAAGGAGCGCCATGCAGCGTCATTTTTATACTTATGGACATACTGGATATGCTGTCTGATGCGAAAATGCTCCTCATTTAGCGCACTCACGCTATCCTTCAACAATTTCACCAATTCCGTGCGATGTTCTATATATTCGGGTTCCTGATAACGCAGTTGTTGAAGTTCACGTACAATCTGAGTACGAACATTGAACAATTTTTCCGATAAGGTCTCGGCAATATCGGTATCCTTCCCTTTCGGATTGGCCCGGAAATACTCAAAGTTACGGCAGAAATCAAAGATCGAGAATTCCTTTTTGTCCTCACCAATTCCATGCAGATCTTTACACAACCGTGTCCCTCGGCCCACCATCTGCCAAAACTTCGACTTCGAGCGAACTTTCTTGAAGAATACCAGATTGACAACCTCAGGGATGTCTACGCCTGTATCGAGCATATCAACGGAAACAGCAATTTGAGGAAGCTTGTTCCAAATGGAAAAATCATCAATCAGAGATTGATAATAATTCGTTTTGATATCAATGACCCGTGCAAAATGCCCCTTTAATTCAGGATACAGGCTATCGAACCGCTCTACAATTGCAACTGCATGCCGATGGTTTTTGGCAAATATGATGGTCTTGCCCAGCTTATCTCCGCCTTCTACCTTCAAGCCCCGCTCCATAACAAACTGCAGCACACGGTCTATCGTATCCTGGTTAAACAACCATTCGTTAATCGCTGCACTATCAATATCCCGCGGCTCCTCTTCTTCATCCTCCAGCAACACTTCTTCGTATTGCTCTTTTTCCTCTTCGGACAGATCATCGTAGCGGATGCCGTCGTCCATGATCTTGGTTGTTGTTTCCACGGTACGGTAATCCACCAAATATCCTTCCTTGACTGCTTGCTCTAGTTCATAGGCAAAGGTTGGAACACCATTTTCCAGACGGAACACGTCATATGTGTTTTTGTCGACTTCATCTTTGGGAGTTGCCGTCAAGCCCAGTAGGATAGCATCAAAATAATCGAATATGGCCTTATATTTCTTATAGACGCTTCGATGCGATTCATCAAGGATGATCAAGTCAAAATGACCAACCGTAAACAGCTTTTTGCCGTCCTTCCGCTTGACCTCGTCGATGGCATTCATCATCGTCGGGTAAGTGGAAAAAACAATTCTTGCCGTCTCCGGATTGTCCTTGCTGTCAAGCAGGTTGCACAGTGTCATGTCGGGCAAATACTGGCTGAAGCTGTTTTTGGCTTGGCGAACAAGCGTTGTACGATCCGCAAGAAACAGCACATTCTTAACCCAATTATATCGGCTCAGCACATCAACAATGGCGCTCGCAGTGCGTGTTTTACCGCTTCCGGTCGCCATGACAAGCAAAGCGGTCCGCTGTCCTTTATTTAATGCATCACAAACCGAAAGGACTGCTTCATGCTGATAAGGGCGATTTACAATGGAGTTGTTGATTTGTACTTCCTGCAACGGTTTACGGATCGAGCGCCGGTTGACGAGCAACTGCAGCTCATCCTGACTGGCGAAACCAGATACTTGCCGACTGGCATAGTGAAGATCATCCCAGAAATTTATTACAAATCCATTGGTATAATAAATCAACGGACGCTGTCCATACCGCTGCTCCAAACAATCCGCATAGAGCTTCGCTTGCTGCTTGCCCACATTGGGATCTGCGCTGGTCCTTTTCGCTTCCACGACGGCAAGCGGCTTCCCGTTCTCACCCAATAACACGTAATCGACATAACCGATCCCTTGGCCGTTTGGCATGCCTTGTACTTCAAACTCTTCCAGTACATTTTTCTGGAATGTCCATCCGGCCAGCTTAAGCTCGAGATCGATGTAACGTTTGCGAGTCTCGAACTCGCTGATTTTATCCGGAACAAAGTTGTACTCCTGCGTGTTCTGCGCCTTGCGCTCGGTCAGCAGCTTCCGAAGCTCTTCATTTTCTTTGATCAGATCTTCCAGCTTACGGTCTTTTGAACCTAATCGGTCGTATAAATCCTGCAGCTCCTGAGGCCTAACTTTTTCTTGTTGTTTGTTCTCTTCCAATAAGAGTTGTTCGTCAAAACTTCTGGCCGTATACTCGACCGAATAACAATAATCGATCCAACTGATGAAGTTAAACAGGTTGCGAAGAGACAGAATCGCCTCGCCACGGCTGATCGTTGCATTGGAATGCACGGCGACATTTCCTAGCTTCGTAATATATTTCAACTGTGGTAGCATGGACTGATCGATTACGCGGAGAAAAGTTACATCGTGAATCAAGCTTGACAGATTGTCTTGATAAGGGACCTTCAAGTCGCTATCGTAGGTAAACAGCCATTTGACAGCAAGCTCCAGAGCCCTACGGCTGAGAATAGCGCTGGTCGCAGGACTGACGACCAACGCCTTTTCCGCCTCTATACATGCACCTGCAAAGCTGGCATAGGTTTTATTTTCTCTGAGAAATCCAAAATTCGTTAGCTGCACATCGCCCATCTAGACCGTTACACCATCCCTCACTATCAATTCGCCCTTGAAAGCTTTTTGAAGTAGTGCCTGGAAGTTGGATTCTAGTTGTTGAAGGGATTCAATCAGTTTCCCTTTTTGTATTAGGTATCGTTCGAAAACCCCAACATACTTATGTTGTGTTTCTAAATCGGGAATCGGTATCTTTATATCATTAATTTTTGCTAGTGTTAGTCGCTTTATTGCTGCTCCAGACATATTATTTGTGATTTGTTCTTTGACATATTGGTTGTTCAAATAGCTTACAACATATTGGGGGGTCGCATATTTAATATCTATTCTAATTAACGCGAGACTGGACAACATGCTAAATTCAAACTCGTATGGATTAATTGCTGCGATTCCTGTCGTAGCCCCATCTTTAATATACAAAATATCTCCCTTTTTTACAGGACATCGCTTATAGATGGCAGTATGATCACTTTCTGAAATGTAAGTTGGGTTCGAATAGAAATCAATATTATTTACCTTAACATGCTTTGCAGTTATATACGGTATACCTTCTGTCATAGGTTCGGGTGAATGATGAGTACCGTCAGTAATAAGTTCAGAAACTTCTTTAAGTTTACTAATTTTCCATGACTTGGCGTTTTTAATGGGATCACCAAACAAATCCAAAAATACAGCTTGAACTAATTCATCAAGTTTGGCTATTGCTTGTTTGCGTTTATCAATTAAAGCTTGGGCTTTGTCTAGAATATATGCAATTTCTTTTTGTTGTTCAAACGAAGGTAAAGGGACTTCAATATCTTCTAGAACTTTCTTCTGAATATGCGGAATTGTCGCCCCAGTGCAATTCTCCCTTAGAAATGAACTTTTTGATCGAAGAAACATTGCTATATAAGGGATATAGTTATTGGAATCCCGTGGTCTTAATACAGCTAATGTACTGCCTATAATTCCTGTGAGATTATAACCAATCGTTCCCGCATTGGCACCGTCCCATGCAATCAATATATCATTACTTGTTACGTATACACCATTATCAATTCTACTTACCCATTTTATGTTCTTGTCATTTCGTAGGTCTTCAATCTGGATATAACGTACCATTTCGTTTGCATCAATTCCTTGAATTCCTTCATATTTCTTTCCTTTAGCAATCGTAAATAAATCTCCAACCCGTCTAACTCTCACCCCAACAACGCCTCCAGTTCCGCAAGCCCTTCAACAATTTCATCCTCTAGCTGCTTGATCGAAGCCAGTATAACCTTCGGGTCCTCGTACTGAACTTCCTCATACTCTGTCTCTTTGTAGCGATTAATGCTGAGGTCATAGGCATTGGAGCGAATCTCATCGACCGGAACCAGGAACGATTTCTCCGTACGTTTTCGCTCCTTCTCTGCTTCCCAATTGCCAAACCGCTCCAAAATGTCGGGTATATCATTCGCCTCAATGGGATTCCGCTTGTCGTCAAGCGAATAACCGTCCGCCTTCATGTCATAGAACCAAACGTGATCCGTTCCGCCTGCACCTGTCTTTGTGAAGATTATAATGGCTGTCGATACCCCAGCATACGGCTTGAATACTCCGCTTGGCATCGAAATAACCGCTTCCAGCTTGTGATTCTCAACGATTTCCTTACGAATGTCTTTATGGGCTTTACTGTTACCGAATAGAACACCATCTGGTACGATGGAGGCGCAGCGCCCGCCTACCTTGAGCATCCGCAGGAACAGGGCAAGGAACAATAGCTCCGTTTTCTTCGTGCGAGTCACACGCAGCAGATCTGCTGCTACTGAATCCGCATCAAGCGATCCTTTAAACGGCGGATTGGCTAGGATTAACGTATATTTGTCTTTGTCCGTATTGTTTTCATTCAAGGAATCGCGGTATTCGATATTCGGGTTATCCACTCCATGAAGCAGCATATTCATGGCCCCGATGCGTAACATCGTACGGTCCATATCGAAACCGTAGAACATATGATTGTTGAAGTGCTCCTTCAAGCCCTGAACCAGGAATAGATCTGCATGATGTTTCCGCAAATATTCACCTGCGGCAACTAGAAAACCCGCCGAACCTGCAGCCGGGTCACATATGATATCTTCAGGCGTCGGTTTCATCAAAGCGACCATCATTTCGATAATGTGTCTCGGAGTACGGAACTGCCCGTTCGTTCCAGCCGTAGCTACTTTGGATAGCAGATATTCATACAAATCCCCGTTGGTATCCCTATCCTTCATGTCAATCGTATCGATGCCTTCGACAATGCGTACAAGCATATTCGGAGTCGGGATCATAAAGATGGCATCACCCATGTATTTGGCATAGGTTGAATCCTTATCTCCATGAAGCGTCTTGATGAAAGGAAATACTTCGTTCGAGACAACATCATACATCCGCTGAGGATCAAACGATTTAAATTGACTCCAGCGCAAGTGCTGCTTGTCACTTGGAAATAATCCGGTAAAAGGCAACGACAGCAGCAAGGATTCATTCTCTTTGCGCGTTTCCGCTTCGTCCAGCCCTTTAATGAACAATAAATATGTAAATTGTTCGATCACACTTAATGGATTGGTGATTCCGCCGGTCCAAAATGTCTCCCAAATCCGGTCTACTTTTTGCCTTAACTCACCTGTAATCATAACGATCTCCTCTGCATGTAGATTCTTGTCTAATTATACAACGGGCCGTCCTAATATGACATATTTCTGCAAGCTGGAAAAATACAAACCAGCTTCCTTCATCCGATAACCGAACGTCTCAGACCAGGCCTTAGCATAAGCCTGCACTT
Coding sequences within it:
- a CDS encoding DEAD/DEAH box helicase family protein, with translation MGDVQLTNFGFLRENKTYASFAGACIEAEKALVVSPATSAILSRRALELAVKWLFTYDSDLKVPYQDNLSSLIHDVTFLRVIDQSMLPQLKYITKLGNVAVHSNATISRGEAILSLRNLFNFISWIDYCYSVEYTARSFDEQLLLEENKQQEKVRPQELQDLYDRLGSKDRKLEDLIKENEELRKLLTERKAQNTQEYNFVPDKISEFETRKRYIDLELKLAGWTFQKNVLEEFEVQGMPNGQGIGYVDYVLLGENGKPLAVVEAKRTSADPNVGKQQAKLYADCLEQRYGQRPLIYYTNGFVINFWDDLHYASRQVSGFASQDELQLLVNRRSIRKPLQEVQINNSIVNRPYQHEAVLSVCDALNKGQRTALLVMATGSGKTRTASAIVDVLSRYNWVKNVLFLADRTTLVRQAKNSFSQYLPDMTLCNLLDSKDNPETARIVFSTYPTMMNAIDEVKRKDGKKLFTVGHFDLIILDESHRSVYKKYKAIFDYFDAILLGLTATPKDEVDKNTYDVFRLENGVPTFAYELEQAVKEGYLVDYRTVETTTKIMDDGIRYDDLSEEEKEQYEEVLLEDEEEEPRDIDSAAINEWLFNQDTIDRVLQFVMERGLKVEGGDKLGKTIIFAKNHRHAVAIVERFDSLYPELKGHFARVIDIKTNYYQSLIDDFSIWNKLPQIAVSVDMLDTGVDIPEVVNLVFFKKVRSKSKFWQMVGRGTRLCKDLHGIGEDKKEFSIFDFCRNFEYFRANPKGKDTDIAETLSEKLFNVRTQIVRELQQLRYQEPEYIEHRTELVKLLKDSVSALNEEHFRIRQHIQYVHKYKNDAAWRSLTDTDMGDLKEYIAPLVVSLDHDELAKRFDYMMLIIELAKLQGTQSVKPIRKVMETAEKLSKLGTIPQVVAQRHVIEKVLTTEFWEEADIFEMEKVRVALRDLIKFLERETQQIYYTNFKDEWLAVEESRGFYNTNDLQNYRKKVNQYLQTNKDQIAIYKLRNNKPITKQDLETLEHILWAELGTKEDYEREYKDLPVTKLVRTVVGLDQEAANEAFTVFLQENRLNVHQLRFVKLIIDYVVKNGILEKSVLQEEPFRSVGSITELFSNNLDDARAIIGIIDTINKNAEVVGA
- a CDS encoding restriction endonuclease subunit S, translating into MRVRRVGDLFTIAKGKKYEGIQGIDANEMVRYIQIEDLRNDKNIKWVSRIDNGVYVTSNDILIAWDGANAGTIGYNLTGIIGSTLAVLRPRDSNNYIPYIAMFLRSKSSFLRENCTGATIPHIQKKVLEDIEVPLPSFEQQKEIAYILDKAQALIDKRKQAIAKLDELVQAVFLDLFGDPIKNAKSWKISKLKEVSELITDGTHHSPEPMTEGIPYITAKHVKVNNIDFYSNPTYISESDHTAIYKRCPVKKGDILYIKDGATTGIAAINPYEFEFSMLSSLALIRIDIKYATPQYVVSYLNNQYVKEQITNNMSGAAIKRLTLAKINDIKIPIPDLETQHKYVGVFERYLIQKGKLIESLQQLESNFQALLQKAFKGELIVRDGVTV
- a CDS encoding type I restriction-modification system subunit M, giving the protein MITGELRQKVDRIWETFWTGGITNPLSVIEQFTYLLFIKGLDEAETRKENESLLLSLPFTGLFPSDKQHLRWSQFKSFDPQRMYDVVSNEVFPFIKTLHGDKDSTYAKYMGDAIFMIPTPNMLVRIVEGIDTIDMKDRDTNGDLYEYLLSKVATAGTNGQFRTPRHIIEMMVALMKPTPEDIICDPAAGSAGFLVAAGEYLRKHHADLFLVQGLKEHFNNHMFYGFDMDRTMLRIGAMNMLLHGVDNPNIEYRDSLNENNTDKDKYTLILANPPFKGSLDADSVAADLLRVTRTKKTELLFLALFLRMLKVGGRCASIVPDGVLFGNSKAHKDIRKEIVENHKLEAVISMPSGVFKPYAGVSTAIIIFTKTGAGGTDHVWFYDMKADGYSLDDKRNPIEANDIPDILERFGNWEAEKERKRTEKSFLVPVDEIRSNAYDLSINRYKETEYEEVQYEDPKVILASIKQLEDEIVEGLAELEALLG